The Enterobacter oligotrophicus sequence CCTGAAGCACTTCAAGGATTTTTAACCGAGGAAGCGTAACTTTCAGGCCAGCCTTCTTTAATGCGGTATTGTTGTCAGTCATGCGGAATCTGTCCTGTTGCTAAACGATTCACTTCTAAAGAAGAAGTGACAGAAAATGCACTTGGGATGATGCGTCTCATTATAGAACTGCCATGGCTAAATGAAAACTGCAAGTCTCAAGCAAAGTATGCTTATAAAAACGTGGTATCACCAACAAACTTGTTCGATGGCACCCACTTTTTACCGGGGGATATTGTACAGGTCTGAGCGAAAAAGTTAAAAGTTTGTAGCAATTAATTTAATCGGTTTTACCTGGAAACGGGCGCAACCGGAGTCGCGCCGCAGAGAAATCAGGCGTTAAGAATGTCGTCCAGATTCAGTTCTTCGCGGACCTGCTTAACCCATTTCTCAACACGCTCAGCCGTCAGTTCTGGCTGGCGGTCCTCGTCAATAGCCAGGCCAACGAAGTGATCGTCGTCTGCCAGGCCTTTAGAGGCTTCAAAGTGATAGCCTGCCGTTGGCCAGTGACCCACAATAGCCGCACCGCGTGGTTCAATGATGTCGCGGATAGTGCCCAGCGCGTCACAGAAATACTCAGCGTAGTCTTCCTGATCGCCACAGCCGAACAGGGCAACCAGTTTGCCGTTGAAATCCACTTCTTCCAGGGTTGGGAAGAAATCGTCCCAGTCACACTGCGCTTCACCGTAATACCAGGTCGGGATACCCAGCAGCAGGATGTCATAGCCCTCGAGATCTTCTTTGCTGCTCTTGGCGATGTCATGCACATCGGCAACGTCTTTACCGAGCTGTTTTTGAATGTTTTTTGCGATATTTTCGGTATTGCCGGTATCACTGCCGAAGAAAATGCCGATAATTGCCATGAGTAAAATAACCTCTTGAAACTTAATGGTATGGTGGCGCAATTTGTCCACGGATAAGGGCAATAATAGCAGAACTGGCAACCCTGCGGAAACAGCTATCGCGCAGGACTGCACTCTGTGCTACATGAAAAGGGTGATAAAGGGGATTTTCAGACTTATGCCTTGCTGTGCATCATCTCAAGTTGAGCAATTAACATCTCTTCAATCAGCTCGCTGCGGCTGATGTCACGGGCGTTCGCCAGCGCATTAAGCGCATCGACGGCATCGGCGTTGAGCTTCAGTTCGACACGCTTAAGCCCACGATTTTTATCGCGTTTAAGCTGATTGCGTTTATTAATACGCAGCTGTTCATCGCGCGAAAGCGGATTCGTCTTGGGTCGTCCCGGTCGACGCTCATTCGCGAACAGATCTAGTGTCGTGCGGTCCGTTTGTTCTTTGGCCATGATTCTGAGACTTCGGGGAAAACAAGCCGCCCTGCTAATGCCCAGGCGATAAGCGCGCCATCATACATCACGGAAAACGGCACGCCAACGACTGGAAGCCCGTAGCCTTCCAGTCGCTCTCTTTTTAATCAATTTTCCGTATCAGTAAGATAGCGGCGGATAGCACGCAATACGGCGTCAGGTTTTTCGGCATGAACCCAGTGTCCGGCACTGGCAATCACATGGGCGCGAGCCTGTGGGAATTGTGCCAGCAGCGTGTCGCGGTACGCGTCGGTGACGTAAGGAGAGTTACCGCCACGGATAAAGAGGGTAGGGTGCGGCCAGGCGGGGACAGTTTCCCAGCCCACGATATTATTGTACTGGTCCCACAGCACTGGTACGTTAAAACGCCATTGCCCCTCAACAAATGATTTCAGCAGGAACTGAACCACACCTTCTTCATCCAGATGCTCGCGCATAATGGCCGCAGCCTGCTGGCGAGTAGAGACACCGGCGTCGGTTACCGCATTGATCGCGGCAAAAATTTCGTCGTGGCGACGCACGTCGTAATTCACAGGCGCAACATCTATGACGACCAGGCCAGTTATTCGTTCCGGTGCCAGCGCGGTTAACGCCATGACCGCTTTGCCACCCATTGAATGCCCAATCAGCGTCACCTTCTGCAGGTTGTGGTCATCCAGCGTATCGAGCAGATCCTGCGCCATCGCTGCGTAGGTCATCTCCTCTGAACGCCCGGAAAGACCGTGATTTCGCATATCGACCTGCAAAATATCGTGGTCGGTAACTAAATCGCGTGCCAGGACGCCCAGGTTATCCAGGCTGCCAAAAAGCCCGTGAACCAGGACGACGGGAGAATTATTGTTCGGCGATTGTGCAGATTGCGCTCGGGAATTCAATTTCATGGCAAAGTTCTTTTTTTACGTATGTCAGGTTAGGGTATCATGTTGACCATTCTGCCGCCCGGCTGCAAGAATCCAGTTTAATCTGACTTTTGCCGCCAACCTGGTTTGACGCTATCCGCTGTTGGGATTTGACCTTATAATCCCAACGACTTGTATTCAGATAAGATATCGCACTGGATTAAGATGAAAACAATCGAAGTTGATGACGAACTCTATCAGTATATCGCCAGCCAGACGCGGCATATCGGGGAGAGCGCGTCCGACATTTTACGGCGCATGCTTAAAATTTCCGCCGCTTCACAGCCTGCTACTCCAGCCACAAAAGATGTCGTGTCTCAGCCGAGCGTTGTTGCACAGGCAAAACCTGCCGTGACGCCAGCAAAAGATAAAGTGCGCGCGATGCGCGAGCTGTTGCTGTCTGACGAATATGCAGAGCAGAAAAAGGCGGTTAACCGCTTTATGCTGGTGCTGTCTACACTCTATTCACTGGATAACAACGCGTTTGCTGAAGCGACCGAGTCGCTGCATGGTCGTACTCGCGTTTATTTCGCGGGCGACGAGCAAACGCTGCTGCAAAATGGCAATCAAACCAAACCTAAACATGTTCCCGGCACGCCGTACTGGGTCATCACCAATACCAACACGGGCCGCAAGTGCAGCATGGTTGAACACATCATGCAGTCCATGCAGTTCCCGGCGGAATTGATTGAAAAGGTTTGCGGTACAATTTAACCCTTGCATCAGAAGGACCAGGCAATGGCAAATCACAGCCGTGCAGGCCAACCTGCACAACAAAGCGATTTGATTAACGTCGCTCAACTGACCGCACAGTATTACGTGCTGAAACCGGTCGTGGGCAACGCAGAACACGCAGTGAAGTTTGGTACATCTGGCCACCGTGGCGGCTCAGCTCGCCACAGCTTTAACGAACCGCATATTCTGGCCATTGCTCAGGCCATCGCGGAAGAGCGCGCGAAAAATGGTATTACCGGTCCGTGCTATGTAGGGAAAGATACTCACGCGCTGTCAGAGCCTGCATTTATTTCTGTGCTGGAAGTGCTGGCCGCAAACGGTGTCGACGTGATTGTTCAGGAAAATAACGGTTTTACCCCGACGCCTGCGGTCTCGAATGCGATTCTGGTGCACAACAAAAAAGGCGGACCGCTGGCCGACGGCATCGTTATTACGCCGTCCCACAACCCGCCAGATGACGGTGGTATCAAATACAATCCACCGAACGGTGGTCCGGCGGATACGAACGTCACGAAAGTGGTGGAAGACCGCGCAAACGCCCTGCTGGCGGATGGACTGAAAGGCGTCAAACGCATTTCTCTGGATGCTGCCATGGCTTCTGGTCATGTAAAAGAGCAGGATCTGGTGCAACCTTTCGTGGAAGGGCTGGCGGATATCGTCGATATGGCGGCGATCCAGAAAGCCGGTCTGAAGCTGGGTGTTGATCCGCTGGGCGGCTCCGGTATTGAATACTGGAAACGCATCGCCGAGCATTACAAACTGGATCTGACCATCGTGAACGATCACGTCGATCAGACCTTCCGCTTTATGCACCTGGACAAAGACGGCGCGATCCGTATGGACTGCTCCTCTGAGTGCGCAATGGCGGGCCTGCTGGCGCTGCGCGACAAATTCGATCTGGCGTTTGCTAACGACCCGGATTATGACCGTCACGGTATCGTCACGCCTGCGGGCCTGATGAACCCTAACCACTATCTGGCCGTTGCCATCAACTACCTGTTCCAGCACCGCCCACAGTGGGGCAAAGAGGTCGCTGTCGGTAAGACGCTGGTTTCCTCGGCGATGATTGACCGCGTAGTTGACGCGCTGGGGCGTAAGCTGGTGGAAGTACCGGTCGGCTTCAAATGGTTTGTTGATGGGCTGCACGATGGCAGCTTTGGCTTCGGCGGTGAAGAGAGCGCGGGGGCATCCTTCCTGCGTTTCGATGGTACACCGTGGTCAACCGATAAAGACGGCATCATCATGTGCCTGCTGGCGGCGGAAATCACCGCAGTCACGGGTAAAAATCCACAGGAACATTACAACGAGCTGGCCGCACGTTTTGGCGCACCAAGCTATAACCGTATTCAGGCTGGCGCGACCTCTGCGCAGAAGGCGGCGTTGTCCAAACTCTCTCCGGAGATGGTGAGCGCAAGTACACTGGCAGGCGACCCGATCACCGCGCGTCTGACGGCTGCACCGGGTAACGGCGCGTCTATCGGTGGTCTGAAGGTGATGACCGAAAACGGCTGGTTCGCCGCGCGTCCATCCGGTACGGAAGATGCGTACAAAATCTACTGTGAAAGTTTCCTCGGCGACGAGCATCGTAAGCTGATTGAGAAAGAAGCGGTAGAGATCGTGAGTGAAGTGCTGAAAAACGCATAAGTGCGGTTTGTGTGCCGGGCGGCACTGCGTTTGCCCGGCCTACAACAACGCGCACAGGCCCGGTAAGCGCTAGCGCCACCGGGCTTTTTTTTAACTATGTTTATTCTTCAACTCAAACCTCGGTGACACCAGCCCGTACAGCGTCCAGCCCATAAAGGTCACCATCGCGCCATAGAGCATCGCTTCCTGGCCGGAAGAGTAGAGCGCGTAGAAGCTGTAAATTGCCCCAATCAGCGCCACGATATTTGCCGCCCGCGCTTTGCGTGGATCGACCTTCGCCACCTTCTGAATGATCACCAGCGCCGCCATCGACAAAATGTACGGAATGATATTGGTCACCACCGCCAGATTAACGAGCACGTTGAACTGACTGTTCAGCGACGGGCTGATGGTCATCAGCGACAAACCACTCTGGAAGATGACAATCGCCAGCATCCCCTGCACCGGTGCATCCGCTTTGGTCACGCGGGAGAAGATTTTCGGGAAATAGCCTTCGTCAGCCGAGGATTTAAACACCTGAGCAATGGTGAACTGCCAGCCGAGAAGTG is a genomic window containing:
- the fldA gene encoding flavodoxin FldA, with the protein product MAIIGIFFGSDTGNTENIAKNIQKQLGKDVADVHDIAKSSKEDLEGYDILLLGIPTWYYGEAQCDWDDFFPTLEEVDFNGKLVALFGCGDQEDYAEYFCDALGTIRDIIEPRGAAIVGHWPTAGYHFEASKGLADDDHFVGLAIDEDRQPELTAERVEKWVKQVREELNLDDILNA
- the ybfE gene encoding LexA regulated protein; its protein translation is MAKEQTDRTTLDLFANERRPGRPKTNPLSRDEQLRINKRNQLKRDKNRGLKRVELKLNADAVDALNALANARDISRSELIEEMLIAQLEMMHSKA
- the ybfF gene encoding esterase, encoding MKLNSRAQSAQSPNNNSPVVLVHGLFGSLDNLGVLARDLVTDHDILQVDMRNHGLSGRSEEMTYAAMAQDLLDTLDDHNLQKVTLIGHSMGGKAVMALTALAPERITGLVVIDVAPVNYDVRRHDEIFAAINAVTDAGVSTRQQAAAIMREHLDEEGVVQFLLKSFVEGQWRFNVPVLWDQYNNIVGWETVPAWPHPTLFIRGGNSPYVTDAYRDTLLAQFPQARAHVIASAGHWVHAEKPDAVLRAIRRYLTDTEN
- the seqA gene encoding replication initiation negative regulator SeqA: MKTIEVDDELYQYIASQTRHIGESASDILRRMLKISAASQPATPATKDVVSQPSVVAQAKPAVTPAKDKVRAMRELLLSDEYAEQKKAVNRFMLVLSTLYSLDNNAFAEATESLHGRTRVYFAGDEQTLLQNGNQTKPKHVPGTPYWVITNTNTGRKCSMVEHIMQSMQFPAELIEKVCGTI
- the pgm gene encoding phosphoglucomutase (alpha-D-glucose-1,6-bisphosphate-dependent); this translates as MANHSRAGQPAQQSDLINVAQLTAQYYVLKPVVGNAEHAVKFGTSGHRGGSARHSFNEPHILAIAQAIAEERAKNGITGPCYVGKDTHALSEPAFISVLEVLAANGVDVIVQENNGFTPTPAVSNAILVHNKKGGPLADGIVITPSHNPPDDGGIKYNPPNGGPADTNVTKVVEDRANALLADGLKGVKRISLDAAMASGHVKEQDLVQPFVEGLADIVDMAAIQKAGLKLGVDPLGGSGIEYWKRIAEHYKLDLTIVNDHVDQTFRFMHLDKDGAIRMDCSSECAMAGLLALRDKFDLAFANDPDYDRHGIVTPAGLMNPNHYLAVAINYLFQHRPQWGKEVAVGKTLVSSAMIDRVVDALGRKLVEVPVGFKWFVDGLHDGSFGFGGEESAGASFLRFDGTPWSTDKDGIIMCLLAAEITAVTGKNPQEHYNELAARFGAPSYNRIQAGATSAQKAALSKLSPEMVSASTLAGDPITARLTAAPGNGASIGGLKVMTENGWFAARPSGTEDAYKIYCESFLGDEHRKLIEKEAVEIVSEVLKNA